GCAAACTTGGACTGAGTAGATCACATTATTTATTGGGTCACTTTAAGCTCAATAATGGACATTCATGGACATGCTGATGCTGTTGATCATTCAGGACCGATCcagacagatttatttttttcattacaaaaatatacttttttttttttatatatactttataactGTAGAAGAGGACTGTGCTATCCCAGGAGCACTTTCTGTAGCCTGTCTGCCTGTACGCTGCTCTCGTCCTCTGACTCAGCGTCGCTCTGTGGGGTGGAGCTGCAGGGAGAGCTACATTCAGGGGAGCAGAGGTATTGCATTAGGGGCAGACGGAACTTTCCACAGAAGTCGACAAACTTGATATGGCGCACTCGTGAGTCAAAGTAAACACCTGCAGAAAGAGAAGATGTATAATGCTCTGAGGAGACATACTTATGTTTTAATGCCTTATGTCCACCTGCTGGATTAACTCTTAACATGCAGTTAATCACACTTCATGTACACTTCATGTAACTGCTCAAAAACAGTTGAAAATGCACTATGTgtggcatttttattttgtctctgaCTGGATAAATTGTGTAAACACTAAAAAACACTTACTAGCTGCTTCTTTGGCTGGTTAAACCTTCACGCATTTTGTTCACAATTATATTTGGAGCCTTTTCTGAAAGACATTTATACAGTAGATGCCTGCTTTATAGGTTCTGTATAAAGTTtcctgaaaaaagaaacaccAAAGAATCCTTTGGGCCAGTGGATTAAAACGGCCGAGGATGTTGCTGCAGATCcctaaaaaatgtgttcgagtGAGATTTGTTTGAGAGAAATTGTTTAGTCTATACTGTGTGTTATTTAGTCTgcgtctgttttttgtttattttgttcggGCTCATGATCAGACCACTAAAGGTACAAACCATACTCCATGTTTCTGTCTCTTACCCGCACATTTGGGGTTGGGACACTTGCTGGCCGAGTCCAAGTAGTGGCACAGGTTCTGTGGGAGGTCACTCACGAGGTACGGAAGGTTCCGGGATTTAACGGTCCGTCCTGCCAGCTCGAGCAAGGATGGGGGGTCATTGGTCATGTCCTTGACAAAGCGCACTACCAGAGGGTTACCGCGGAGACTGAGCTCCTGTAGGTGCACGAGGCTGAGGATCTCACGTGGTAGAAACGTCAAGAGGTTATTGTGGAGACTGAGACACAGCAAGGAGTGCAACCTGGGGTACAAACATTAATGAATTAACATGTAAACAGGTACCATATTAATTTTTACAAGAACAAGAATGGGCATTACTTTTTAATGCTACTTTATACAGATATAATGAACAGGAGGAAGAAACCAGGAATAAGGAccattatatatactgtatatgtatacagCTATAACACATACAGTTTGTCTAGATGTATAAATATCTAGAATGTGTGGAAACACTGGCATAACTGCTTCAAGTCACATTCAAATGAGTAATATAAGATAATGCACATGCATATAGATAACAGAGTACACACTGTAAATGCCAGCTGTTACCTGTATAGCTGAGGTGGAACGCTCTGGATGCAGTTGTCACACAGTACCAGGTACCTGAGACAGCGCAGGTTAGCCAGCTCTTGAGGAATAAAAGAGATCAGATTTCCTCCCAGATACAACATCTCCAGCCTTCAAAAGATTCAGCAGCAAAGCATGAAGAACAGAACGACAGATGTCAAGCATACAATCAGGCCGAAAATatcaaacatactgtattacGTATATAgcactgctttatttatttatttatttttcttttaaaccaaTCCCAAGCACATACTTTCAAATGAGATGATTTTACAgttgtgtttcatttcagaTGATTCATAAACTAAAAGCATGAATAGCAGAAACACTTTGATAAATTGTAACCTAGCTCCTGAGTAGCACAAGAGTAATACATTGTAAGGAGTGTACGTTTTGCACACTAAGGAGGACACAGCTATCTATGAACAGGAATTTAGGGGGCAAAGTTGGTTAACCTAGTGCCCAAGTGACTCACAGCGACACTAGCCAATCACTAATACAAATCATAGGTGTCTCTGAGTTCATGTATGCATAACAGGGTGGACTTCAAATGTTATGATGCCCTATGACACTAAGAGCAGCTGACTGCGTGATTCTCAGTGGAAGCACTGGGGAGGTTCAAGCCTTCACCCTCTTAGCTGGTAGTCAGATGGGTTTGGGGTGCATTTTTACCAGCACTTGAAAACAAGCAGGATAAATTCCAAAAAAAGTGTGTTGAAATACTGTAATTTTGATACTAATTTAAATGCTGCAGTGAACTTCAGAGCTCCACTATTTCCTCTGCCCTTTCAGTGTATTTGTGTAGTGATATGTTAAGTATGCTGGATTGCTGATTTTAAAAACCTAGCATTTCCCTACACTACTAATATACTGCTAGATATTGCAGTTGCAAATGTTACAAAAATGGTACATTTGTTTACAATATGTATTTTGTAGTAGTATGTTAATATAGTGCAGGAAAATGATGCATTTTCAAAACCACCAATGCAGTCATCAGTTGTATATAAGACTCATTGTAAACTGTCATATTGTGGCGTTTCTGCAGAGTAACATATTGGCATGTTataatgggaaaataatcaacaacagagTGGTGGGATGACATCATTTTCATGCTGTGggtaattattttcctataacagcacacctTGATGTGTTTAATTCCTCTTTTACCACAGCACTTGTCTTTGGGACGGTGGGCAgaaaccagaggaaacccacacagacactgagTATCAAGATCTGGGatgtggcagcctagtggtaAAGGTCTCGAACTACTgactggaaggtcatgagtttgaatgcCTGGTCCCAAAAaagcagggcccctgagcaaggctcttaattTGAAATAAGttctaagtcactctggatattaTGGTGTCTGCTACATGCCAGAAACGTAAATGTATCTGACTGGGGACCCTGGAGATAGTGGCATAATGTTTCTGACTGTTTGATACTGCTATACTCCATCAttgctgttgtgtttaataatcAGGCTACTATCCATGCAAggagatactttttttttttttttttacatattttggcTTAAATCATAAtggtatttaaataaatcacagtgAAAAAAGGGACACCTGCCTGGTTAGGTTTCCTATCTCAGCTGGAATGCTTTTTAATCTGTTTCCTCCCATGGACAGAGACTGCAGTCGGCTCAGTTCCAGGAACTGCCTTGGTATTTCTTTAAATCGGTTCCCGCTAAAGTTCAGGGTCTCGATGGGCATCGACCCGAACCGCTTCGGAAACGACGCTTCATCCAGCTGGTTATTTTTCGCGACAAGCGTCTTTAGTTTTGTGAGTTGCAGAATGTCCTCAGGAAAAACAGTCAGCGCGTTATTACTCATGTCCAGGAATTCCAGGCTGGAAAACATGTAAAGGGGAGTGGGGAAAAACGCCAGGCTGTTGTATGTAAGGTGAAGCTCTTGGATCTTTTTGCGTTGTGGCTCCGTGATGTGTTCCAGGTTCAAGTCAGCCAGGTGCAAACGCGACAGGTTTAAAACCAGAGTTTCTTCACTGACTCTGGCGAAAGTCTCCATGGTTTCCGAGTGGCAAATATAAAGGATAACTATAAATTAGTATAACTATAAAGGACAAGTATTGCTGTATACTACTATACAGCAACTACAGTGCAACATTACAGCTGTGCAAGCGCTCGAGCTTCTACTCGGGGAAATTCGGCCAGATGTGCCGCTCTACAGCGCGTAAACAAGGCTCGAGCGCACGCACAGGCGCCTTATATGCAGCGCGTGACGTCGCACATGATCTTTGGTCAGAATAAAAGTATGTACAATTATTGAAAAATAACGtgcatatgtttaaaaaaaaacccctgaaGGTGTATTTCACTCTGTCCCACGTGAAATCAACACATgaacgaataataataatgacaggtggggaaaaaaacacacacacatggaaaatAAACTGATCACGTGAAAACgtcacaacaaacaaacaaacaaacaaacaaacacacaaataaatcccATGGCCCACGTGTACAAATGGCATTTTTAAGAATATAACAAATGGGAAATATATAACGTATGGAAACATTAAATCATGTCACGTGAAGAATCGCAAGTGGGAAACCGTTCATTCCATACAAAGGACAAATTTAATAAGAATTAATCACGTGAGGAAATCTAACTACATTCCCTACATCTGGAAAACAGGCATGTAAAAGTAAACAATCCAAAACGGGGGTTTGTGGGGAAATAAATGCAAGAAGTCACGTGTGAAAAGTGCCTGAACACGTGAGGCGTCGAAAAAAACACGTGTCTGTTACTTACGTGTGAAATTCTACAAGGgcagaaagtgttgatttgtGTTAATGcatgataataaaatattacactctGTGGTGAGtagtaaatatttcagtttgCTGAAAAGTTTGTTCACTCTCTACACCGACCCTGACACGTGGCTCACGTGTTGTGCTGCTATATGCGTGCATCAGCCGGTGAAGGGCAGATGACTGCATTTTTATTGACCACCTACGTTATTGGTCCACTATGGTCATCTGGTCACAATTTGTGCAGATTCTGTTCTTCATCAGTCTCCATTTCTGAATGGATGTGTTATGGACTCATTTTAGAGCAGCAGTAACCTGTTATGCTATAAGATTCATCTACTATCCATATAATACCTGGTCAGATATAAGAATCTGTAGGAATAGTTTACCTAAGTATAAACAATGATATTTCTATAAGCGAAAAATACAATACATCATCCATACACTGTTCAATACATGGTTTATTGGCACTAAGCAAAATGTTGTGGctgttgaaaatgaatgattcaATGGCAGTGTACCAAAGCGTACAAAGAAATTACACCGATTTACTCGTTTAATGCATTTGTATGTTTCAGGTTTTGTATGTAGTGTGTCATAAACTGAAAAAGAGACAAGAACTATCACTGAATATCAATTTCCTAGAAAAGTTCAATAAATCACACTCAGGAATCATTATTCAGCAGTTGATCCAGTATCTGCTGTACATACAATATATACTGTTTTATTGAGGTTTACTTTCCATTAATCAGTACACCCATATATTTAACCAGATTAAgaagatatttttatattgttcaaAGGTCCGTAATTGATCTAACCGAATCAGACTAGATCATATGATATCAATGATTAACCGATTTATAATGAAGCACATAATTTAGATTCAGATAGCATATATTCAGTAATATATacagaattaatttttttctgagcCACAGAAGGGAATTTCCATACATAATGTGATGTTTATACCTGTCCACCTTTTTAAGCTACTTTCAATTTCTATTTCTTCTCAAATTTGTTCACCAAGTCTGAGCCAGTTGTTGGAATATTCAAGAAAATCCTATGACATCCTGATCATtttaactggtgtgttattgCAAACTGACCGTGTGCTAGAGCCTGAGCTGTCCTTTGGTTGTTTATATTGTGAGGCattaaaatacagtacatttaataaatattctgaTAAAGCGTTTATGTGCCTTGGTGCTGTTTATCAGTGATGTTGAATGTTCAATGCTGATTTCAGATTGTTTTTTAAGTATTCTTTAAGGTGATTTGATAGCTCATACAGCAGCACCATGAGCACGATCACACATTATCATTCCGTCCATTACAAAAGTGgtagtataaaatatattttataaacaagaCGTCGTAGCAAACATAGAATAGGTCTCTATGAGATCACCTCATaagataaacataaaaacatttggTACTGACATTTAGAATGtaattaacacaaaatataaaacaatataaagtaaatatcaCACTACAGTGGACTGAACGATGGTGGTAGATAATTCATGTCCATTTGCATCCTCCTCTAATCTGCACTACTGCTTCAGTCTCTTCACTTAGACCTCCTTGGTGCTCACTTTCATCTTCTCTACAGTTTCCTAGAAAgagaaattaatcaaaattaataaatatggaGCCACACTTTGCTAGGCCATTAAAGAACGCATGGCTAGCCCGTTGGTACAGTTTGTCTGgcataaataatgtattaatcCGTTCTAAatatgttataatataataagctATTATTTAAGTCATACGTAATGTGCAATGTTTCTAGTCACCTGATGTTTGTTGAGTTCAGCGACTCTGCGGATCCATTCTTCCTCTGTCATCTCTTTATCACCTCCATCCATTTCCTCCAAAGCAGGAAACTTCTCTGAACCTACAAACAAATCTCTTTTTATACTTCTTTAAAACTAtacaattttatacaaaataagTGTCAGTTCTTGGAATCCGaacaaagattaaataaattaaattaacacaATATAAGgataatttgatttgatttatttgccCAAGCTGTGTGTAGGGATTCACACAGAATGTTCATGTCCCCTGGCTTTCGTTTGCATTTGGGCCGATTTATTTTCACCTGTTTCACCGTGACATCAATAACACACCattattattgattaaaaaagtGCACAGTAAATTCTGTAGTATTATAAAACAGGAAAGAGGTGAATTACTTTCTCAAtcactgatttttcaaaatgagGTGAAGGTGAAACAAAAAGTAAAGAGGTGGGTTTGCTATGAGGATGTAAAGAAAGAGAGTTTCTTCTAGATAACCTCTGGTGGTTAGATCGAAACAGTCTCTGAAATAACTGTTCCCTGTGTTGTACTTGCACCCATCTGAGTTGTGCGATACTGAAGGCAGACAGATTTCACTAACCGTCACAGGTCACAGCAGTACAGACCCAGTTcccacaggcacagacacagcgGTTACACTCCACCTGCGTCTCGGCTCCATCCTCATACGTCTCATCCTCCAGTGCACACTCTGAATATGACccagaagaagaaacaaataacaAGAAATGCATCAGTGGCTTCACTCAATTCAAAACGTTTGTGATCAGTTTTTGTGATCTACTTCTACACTGAATCTATGGTTCTAATAGAAAAGCATAATACCCCCCCCTAGTGGTACATTGTTTAAGTAACAATTCATCTCCCATTTTTGTAACATGTATATTTAATGTCTATAGCACCCAACCTGTATACCTTGTGtatccatacctgtatatccatagcatattcatctgtatattatcctgttcatactgtaaatactgtacattttgcacttgctgcttattgcacttctggttCATTGTCTTGTTCTTGTACATGTGTactgacaataaagttgaatctaatctgtATTTAAGATATAGGCTTTAATTTCTCTATTTGGGCTCTTTAATCAGAATCGGATTTGTATCTTCTAATTTTAATCAAACTCTCTGGCTTCTGCTGTCAAATCTGTTTATAGTGGAATTGTTTATATTCCACTAGAGATAGAAGAGTGAGCGAGACCAACATCACAGAGAAGGACAAAtagaccagtgtgtgtgtgtgtgtgtgtgtgtgtgtgtgtgtgtgtgtgtacacattaaATTCGCATGATACACTGTGTACATATAGGATTAACATACAATGCTAATCTTTATACACTAGTAGGTAGCTTACTTTTCTCTGGAGGATTGAAGTCAGGCTTGAGGCAGTTGAGAAATTCATCAAAAGTCAATTTCCAGTCAGCATTCTCATCTGAGAGCTCAATCAGAGCATCCACACAGAGACTCCTAATAAAGACACAAGGTATACACAAGGTATACataaatttgtgtaaaaaaataaagctagAGTGTTTATAAACTCTGTTATCTTTGATATATCTCACAAGCAGTAAGACAGCACAGCCAACTGATAGCCAGCTAATTTAGTACTAGTAGAACTATAGCGTGTCTATTTCCTATTCTGTGAATTATTTCGGTGGACTTGAAgtgaattaatatataaatttatttattttttataaaaagaaaaaaatagagaagCAAAATTATTAccgatattattattatatatataaagcaataataaataataaagcatttaaaaaaagaatatctTATTATTTGTACATTCTTCTTTCATATTACATAGTAAACTATTCACATTTACTcagataaaaatattttaatcagatCTAAAAAGACCTGGTGTAAGTGTAGCTTTAAACACCAGTACATGTAACACTTGCTGTCCATAAACTAACCCTTATACATACTGGAGTTAATGggtcttaaataaaaaaaaaacgcaaccTTGTGGATTAGGTAACAGTGAGTTGAACTTTTGACATTTTAACTCAAGTGCTGACTTGTACTCACTTATCTCTGGCTTTAGTTTTAGAGATAAAGGCTTTAACTTGGGCATTTACTGATTTTTGCTTGTTCTGACTGGTGTTTCTGCTGCTGAGGACCACATTCATAAACTGATCTGGACCGACGCTTACACTACCAATCAACCATTTGTTGCTGGTGTTAAGGTTATTCTTTATTATGACCAATTTTTTTAAGATCTTAAAATAATAAGGAAGACACAAAATATACTAAAGCTACTATACGAGATCAAACCGACACGAAATGATACTGACACGAATAAAACATTcagttttaacacatttattttgtattgaagGTAAAGTGAACCACTACAGTGCCAAcatgttgtatttgtttattgtatgtGTTTAGAAGGTGCCATGTAACCAATCATTATCAActgtgtaataaatgtatttatagccATGTTGTTAAAAAGGAAGTATTGATTgtgcattaaataaaacatttgttatcACTGAGGCCTACTTCCATCTGAAATGCAGGCGAATGTCACGCAATTTAATTGTACAGATGATAAAAACAATTATGATTcaattgtgtatattttgtttatttctggttATGCCACAACACGCAGCGAATCGTTACCACCTTCAGACTAGGCTGCATGCCTTGTGACTGACATGTGCCATAACATTTCCTTCTGATTAAATCTGTGACAGTTAGGTTCCCACTCTCAAACGTAATTTGATTTGACTTGAAGGAAAGAGTCTTTAATTGTAACTTTTTCTGAATAGACTGGAACTgaattaaatgtgtgtattaaataATAGACCTTGGATGTTTCATGCTGTTTAATGTCTGAGACAATACAACTGAGACAATCAGTGTTgagtgtgcatttgtgttcgtgtgtgtgtgtgtgtgtgtgtgtgtgtgtgtgtgtgtgtgtgtgtgtgtgtgagagagagagagtgtgagtttTACCTCAGCAGTCTGTTATTCTCCTTGTCTGTATATGAGGTGATGTTGATTGCTGTCTCATTGTGCTGAATAAACTTAAGGAACTCGCTGGAGTCCAGCTGAGCATCGCCATTATCATAGTTCTGCAGGGAGATGGTGCACATTCTTATTTTACGGTATATCATGCAGCTATAAAGCTCTTGTCTTCACTAACATGCTCAGGCGAGTGGTGTGTTTTAGCAGCAAAGGATTACTCCAGCGTTTTTCAGCATAATCTACTGCAcccaaagtgtgtgtgcaattgGCATCAATAATAATTTCCCAAAACTTAGTATTCgtaagttaataataaaaaggcaACAGCTGGGAGGAGAATCAAtcaacatttacacaaatacacacaaatgaactTTAGAGAGACCTTCATTAAGTAAAGTATGAGTTAAAGAGAATACTCTTTCTGTACAAGAACAAGTCCGTACAAAGTCTCTAAGTATGACATTACTTTAAGgactaaataaatgaatggcttctgaccaatcagaatcaataAAATCACGTGTGAACAATTTTACCACAGTTTATTCAATTAAAGACAATCTTTATGATCCTGTCATCTAAACACTGACCTAACTACACTTCAACACTGACCTGACTAATCACTCcacagctcacacactcactgtgactCAGCAATTTTTGCACTGCTTCATGATAACACAGAAAGCCTTCAGGTCACTAAACTGGATAAATGAATCCATTTAGCCttcacccatcacacacacacagacacacagacacacagacacacacacacacacacacacacacacacacacacacacacacacacacacacacacacacacacaaacacacatatgtacTTATATTACTAAATGGCTTTTTTCCCAGTGAACCCAGTGCAAGAGCCAGGTAAACACATGGCTTTAAATGTTTCTCATTTAACCACAAGATAGAgtttttataaaatactatttatggAATCTGATCATTACAATGCAAGTAAAAAgtgtgcatacacacatgcacacacacacacacacacacaaacacccacacacacactcactcacgctcacacacattcacactctctctcacacacacacacacacacacacacacacacacacacacaaacacccacacacacacactcactcacgctcacacacactcacactctctctctcacacacacacacacacacacacacacacacacacacacacacacgcacatacacacacacacacacacactcactcacactcacacacactcacactcacacacactcacacacactcacacacaaactcactcacgctcacacacactcacgcacacacacacactcacacacacactcactcatgctcacacactcttacgcacacacacacagacgcactcacgcacactcacgcactctcacaaacacactcacagacaaactgaaacacacacacacacacacacacacacacacctggaagtATTTGAGAAGAACATCACTAAAGTTGGAGCCTTTGCTAATCCAGCCATCAGGCACCACCTCGGTCTGCAGCCACTCCATCACACGGCTCCTCAGCTCATTACGATCAGTAAGGTAACACACAACTAACcaacagggaaaaaaataaaaaattacaagaccTTTATGGGCTTTGTGGCTGGTCACAAATATCTATTTATCATGGACATAAATGTCTTATGGTGCTTAGTACAGATCAATAAATCTAATATGGTCCATTATTGTCCTTTAGAAGCCATAATTCTCATATACTTTTACATAACAATGGGTAAAACCTTTCAGGCAACAGTACATACtatcaaatacaaaaaataccCCAGCTCCCAAGAAAGTCTTTtcaataaacagtaatttaataTATGTAAATTACTAAAATCTCATGGAGTTGTATGGACCCATTAAGACAagatatttttagatattttaatttCTATCTTTCTAGATGTTCAAGCTACAGGTTGGTGTGTTTACTCACTTGGGCTGGTAGTAaccttgtttgtgtttttctctaaaataaagagtaggggaaaaagagagaactGAGTTCAAAGGTAACATTGTTGAGCAAACAAAATCAGCCTGTATTCTCTTTTAAATAAGATGTGAAATTTTTAGCAAGATTTTCAGGAAGCATTCAATTGAGTAAGAATTAAATTTCAATTGTTTCAAATTGTGAACAGACGAAAGAAGATCAGGAGCaatttatgtactgtactgtaagaaTGTAGAAAatacaccatctctctctctctctctctctctctctctctctctctctctctcttacacacacacacacacacacacacacacacacatctgtaattCTATCTTATGTGTTACTGTAGATAGATAATGCTAAACACattcctaaacacacaccttcacagtGTCCATCATAAGCCACTTGTATCTTGAGACCGGTCAGACAGGCGTCACGGTGAAGCTCACAGTGGTTACGGTAGGTCTTGCCGTTACTGCCACATACTGACCGCTTATGGGGCTTACAGTGCTGaaaaaagtcacacacacacacacacacacacacacacacacacacacacacacacacacacacacacacacacacacaggtattttATTCTAAAGAACTGTCAGTATAAATCTTTGTATATGTGTTTAATACTGTCAAACATATCTGTTGTGTCCTCTGTGAGTgatgtgtaagtgagtgtgaaGTGTGGAGGTGTACGCAATCATGAAAACATTTTGCCGTCAGTACGGATAAAGTTTTACAGAGGTGAAAAGTCCCTAAGAGCTACAATAACTGTAGCATATAACATGGGTAtgaagtgtgtgcatgtttatcAGGAGCAATGAGccttttttctcattttgtctGCCTatgtttcgtgtgtgtgtgtgtgtgtgtgtgtgtgtgtgtgtgtgtgtgtgtgtgtctgtgtctgtgtctgtgcatgtgtgtctgcatgtgtgtgtattagggaGGCTCACCTCA
This genomic window from Tachysurus fulvidraco isolate hzauxx_2018 chromosome 18, HZAU_PFXX_2.0, whole genome shotgun sequence contains:
- the lrrc58a gene encoding leucine-rich repeat-containing protein 58a isoform X1, whose amino-acid sequence is METFARVSEETLVLNLSRLHLADLNLEHITEPQRKKIQELHLTYNSLAFFPTPLYMFSSLEFLDMSNNALTVFPEDILQLTKLKTLVAKNNQLDEASFPKRFGSMPIETLNFSGNRFKEIPRQFLELSRLQSLSMGGNRLKSIPAEIGNLTRLEMLYLGGNLISFIPQELANLRCLRYLVLCDNCIQSVPPQLYRLHSLLCLSLHNNLLTFLPREILSLVHLQELSLRGNPLVVRFVKDMTNDPPSLLELAGRTVKSRNLPYLVSDLPQNLCHYLDSASKCPNPKCAALPAAPPHRATLSQRTRAAYRQTGYRKCSWDSTVLFYSYKVYIKKKKYIFVMKKINLSGSVLNDQQHQHVHECPLLSLK
- the lrrc58a gene encoding leucine-rich repeat-containing protein 58a isoform X2; amino-acid sequence: METFARVSEETLVLNLSRLHLADLNLEHITEPQRKKIQELHLTYNSLAFFPTPLYMFSSLEFLDMSNNALTVFPEDILQLTKLKTLVAKNNQLDEASFPKRFGSMPIETLNFSGNRFKEIPRQFLELSRLQSLSMGGNRLKSIPAEIGNLTRLEMLYLGGNLISFIPQELANLRCLRYLVLCDNCIQSVPPQLYRLHSLLCLSLHNNLLTFLPREILSLVHLQELSLRGNPLVVRFVKDMTNDPPSLLELAGRTVKSRNLPYLVSDLPQNLCHYLDSASKCPNPKCAGVYFDSRVRHIKFVDFCGKFRLPLMQYLCSPECSSPCSSTPQSDAESEDESSVQADRLQKVLLG
- the lrrc58a gene encoding leucine-rich repeat-containing protein 58a isoform X3, with the translated sequence METFARVSEETLVLNLSRLHLADLNLEHITEPQRKKIQELHLTYNSLAFFPTPLYMFSSLEFLDMSNNALTVFPEDILQLTKLKTLVAKNNQLDEASFPKRFGSMPIETLNFSGNRFKEIPRQFLELSRLQSLSMGGNRLKSIPAEIGNLTRLEMLYLGGNLISFIPQELANLRCLRYLVLCDNCIQSVPPQLYRLHSLLCLSLHNNLLTFLPREILSLVHLQELSLRGNPLVVRFVKDMTNDPPSLLELAGRTVKSRNLPYLVSDLPQNLCHYLDSASKCPNPKCAEKAPNIIVNKMREGLTSQRSS
- the fstl1a gene encoding follistatin-related protein 1a isoform X1 gives rise to the protein MLRNASLFFLLAVAVCHTEQLKSKSKVCANVFCGAGRECAVTEKGEPTCLCIEHCKPHKRSVCGSNGKTYRNHCELHRDACLTGLKIQVAYDGHCEEKNTNKVTTSPIVCYLTDRNELRSRVMEWLQTEVVPDGWISKGSNFSDVLLKYFQNYDNGDAQLDSSEFLKFIQHNETAINITSYTDKENNRLLRSLCVDALIELSDENADWKLTFDEFLNCLKPDFNPPEKKCALEDETYEDGAETQVECNRCVCACGNWVCTAVTCDGSEKFPALEEMDGGDKEMTEEEWIRRVAELNKHQETVEKMKVSTKEV
- the fstl1a gene encoding follistatin-related protein 1a isoform X2; this translates as MLRNASLFFLLAVAVCHTELKSKSKVCANVFCGAGRECAVTEKGEPTCLCIEHCKPHKRSVCGSNGKTYRNHCELHRDACLTGLKIQVAYDGHCEEKNTNKVTTSPIVCYLTDRNELRSRVMEWLQTEVVPDGWISKGSNFSDVLLKYFQNYDNGDAQLDSSEFLKFIQHNETAINITSYTDKENNRLLRSLCVDALIELSDENADWKLTFDEFLNCLKPDFNPPEKKCALEDETYEDGAETQVECNRCVCACGNWVCTAVTCDGSEKFPALEEMDGGDKEMTEEEWIRRVAELNKHQETVEKMKVSTKEV